The following proteins are encoded in a genomic region of Arachis stenosperma cultivar V10309 chromosome 4, arast.V10309.gnm1.PFL2, whole genome shotgun sequence:
- the LOC130976224 gene encoding polygalacturonate 4-alpha-galacturonosyltransferase-like isoform X2, translating to MASTNSGNKGSRFPLLAFLLICLLAPLLFFFFFSRGLHNAPDQDVMSTVPSKQVAKWTEWQTLQDLKLYFSKEALDVIVSSTDDLGPLSLENFKKNNLLPSWRITGLKTSNATYEEKQEAKERRSSVGLDQWTLSPVHLSRRHLIEKRKEKRAAELVKLEDEVIVKLEDSAIERSKTVDSAVLGKYNMWRKENDNENADSTIRLIRDQIVMARVYLSLAKMKNKLDLYQELQNRIGESQHDLGEATADADLPKSAHEKIKAMGQVLSKAKDQLYDCKLVTGKLRAMLQTADEQVRGLKKQSTFLSQLAAKTIPDGIHCLSMRLTIDYYLLSPEKRKFPKSENLENPNLYHYALFSDNVLAASVVVNSAIMNAKDPSKHVFHLVTDKLNFGAMNMWFLLNPPGKATIHVENVDEFKWLNSSYCPVLRQLESATMKEYYFKAGHPTSGGSSNLKYRNPKYLSMLNHLRFYLPQVYPKLDKILFLDDDIIVQKDLTGLWAVNLHGKVNGAVETCGESFHRFDKYLNFSNPHIAKNFDPNACGWAYGMNMFDLKEWKKKDITGIYHKWQNMNEDRVLWKLGTLPPGLMTFYGLTHPLNKSWHVLGLGYNPSVDKSEIDNAAVIHYNGNMKPWLEIAMTKYRSYWTKYVKYDHPYLRNCKLTE from the exons ATGGCGTCCACCAACAGCGGGAACAAGGGATCACGTTTCCCACTTCTCGCGTTCCTTCTCATCTGCCTCCTCGCtcctctcctcttcttcttcttcttctccagaGGCCTTCACAATGCTCCCG ATCAAGATGTTATGTCAACCGTTCCTAGTAAACAG GTTGCCAAATGGACAGAATGGCAGACACTGCAGGACCTTAaattgtatttttcaaaagag gcTCTTGATGTTATTGTATCGAGCACAGATGATTTGGGTCCTTTGAGCCTtgagaatttcaaaaaaaataatttgttacctTCATGGAGAATCACTGGGTTAAAGACTTCAAATGCTACCTATGAG GAAAAACAAGAGGCGAAGGAACGCAGATCTTCAG TTGGTCTTGATCAATGGACTCTTAGTCCTGTCCACTTATCCAGAAGG CACTTAATAGagaaaaggaaggaaaaacGTGCTGCTGAGTTGGTGAAACTGGAGGATGAAGTAATTGTAAAACTTGAAGATTCAGCTATTGAACGCTCAAAGACAGTAGATTCAGCAGTTTTAGGTAAATACAACATGTGGAGGAAAGAAAATGACAATGAAAATGCTGATTCTACTATTCGGTTGATTCGAGACCAAATTGTTATGGCTAGAGTGTATTTGAGCCTTGCAAAGATGAAGAACAAGCTTGACCTGTACCAAGAGCTGCAAAATCGGATTGGAGAGAGTCAGCATGATTTAGGTGAGGCAACTGCTGATGCTGATCTACCTAAAAG TGCACATGAAAAAATCAAAGCTATGGGTCAAGTCCTGTCTAAAGCAAAAGATCAATTGTATGACTGCAAGTTGGTCACTGGGAAATTGAGGGCAATGCTACAAACAGCTGATGAGCAAGTTAGGGGCCTGAAAAAGCAAAGTACATTCCTCAGTCAGTTGGCTGCCAAGACCATACCTGATGGAATCCACTGCTTATCGATGCGCCTTACCATTGATTATTACCTCCTTTCTCCTGAAAAGAGAAAGTTTCCTAAGAGTGAGAATTTGGAGAATCCTAATCTTTATCATTATGCCCTTTTCTCAGACAATGTCTTGGCTGCATCAGTGGTTGTCAACTCAGCTATTATGAATGCAAAG GATCCTTCAAAGCATGTTTTTCATCTTGTTACTGATAAGCTAAATTTCGGAGCCATGAACATGTGGTTTTTGTTGAACCCTCCTGGAAAAGCTACTATCCATGTTGAAAATGTTGATGAATTTAAGTGGTTGAATTCATCTTATTGCCCTGTCTTGAGGCAGCTCGAATCTGCAACAATGAAAGAGTATTATTTCAAGGCAGGCCATCCAACATCCGGTGGTTCCTCTAATCTGAAGTACAGAAACCCGAAATATCTCTCAATGCTCAACCATCTTAGGTTCTATCTTCCGCAAGTTTATCCAAAATTGGATAAGATTCTTTTTCTTGATGATGACATTATTGTCCAGAAGGATTTGACAGGATTATGGGCCGTGAATCTTCATGGAAAAGTAAATGGTGCCGTTGAAACATGTGGGGAGAGTTTTCACCGTTTCGACAAGTATCTTAACTTTTCGAATCCTCATATTGCGAAAAATTTTGATCCCAATGCCTGTGGTTGGGCTTATGGAATGAACATGTTTGATTTAAAGGAGTGGAAAAAGAAGGATATTACCGGCATATATCACAAGTGGCAGAATATG AATGAAGATAGGGTGCTATGGAAGCTGGGGACATTACCTCCAGGTCTAATGACATTCTATGGATTGACGCATCCACTAAACAAATCATGGCACGTACTTGGTTTAGGTTACAATCCGAGTGTAGATAAATCTGAGATCGACAATGCGGCAGTTATTCACTACAATGGTAATATGAAGCCATGGCTAGAGATAGCCATGACAAAATACCGGTCGTATTGGACCAAATATGTCAAGTATGATCATCCCTATCTTAGAAACTGTAAGCTAACTGAATGA
- the LOC130976224 gene encoding polygalacturonate 4-alpha-galacturonosyltransferase-like isoform X1 — MASTNSGNKGSRFPLLAFLLICLLAPLLFFFFFSRGLHNAPDQDVMSTVPSKQVAKWTEWQTLQDLKLYFSKEALDVIVSSTDDLGPLSLENFKKNNLLPSWRITGLKTSNATYELNQPTTHGVQEKQEAKERRSSVGLDQWTLSPVHLSRRHLIEKRKEKRAAELVKLEDEVIVKLEDSAIERSKTVDSAVLGKYNMWRKENDNENADSTIRLIRDQIVMARVYLSLAKMKNKLDLYQELQNRIGESQHDLGEATADADLPKSAHEKIKAMGQVLSKAKDQLYDCKLVTGKLRAMLQTADEQVRGLKKQSTFLSQLAAKTIPDGIHCLSMRLTIDYYLLSPEKRKFPKSENLENPNLYHYALFSDNVLAASVVVNSAIMNAKDPSKHVFHLVTDKLNFGAMNMWFLLNPPGKATIHVENVDEFKWLNSSYCPVLRQLESATMKEYYFKAGHPTSGGSSNLKYRNPKYLSMLNHLRFYLPQVYPKLDKILFLDDDIIVQKDLTGLWAVNLHGKVNGAVETCGESFHRFDKYLNFSNPHIAKNFDPNACGWAYGMNMFDLKEWKKKDITGIYHKWQNMNEDRVLWKLGTLPPGLMTFYGLTHPLNKSWHVLGLGYNPSVDKSEIDNAAVIHYNGNMKPWLEIAMTKYRSYWTKYVKYDHPYLRNCKLTE, encoded by the exons ATGGCGTCCACCAACAGCGGGAACAAGGGATCACGTTTCCCACTTCTCGCGTTCCTTCTCATCTGCCTCCTCGCtcctctcctcttcttcttcttcttctccagaGGCCTTCACAATGCTCCCG ATCAAGATGTTATGTCAACCGTTCCTAGTAAACAG GTTGCCAAATGGACAGAATGGCAGACACTGCAGGACCTTAaattgtatttttcaaaagag gcTCTTGATGTTATTGTATCGAGCACAGATGATTTGGGTCCTTTGAGCCTtgagaatttcaaaaaaaataatttgttacctTCATGGAGAATCACTGGGTTAAAGACTTCAAATGCTACCTATGAG CTAAACCAACCAACAACACATGGTGTACAGGAAAAACAAGAGGCGAAGGAACGCAGATCTTCAG TTGGTCTTGATCAATGGACTCTTAGTCCTGTCCACTTATCCAGAAGG CACTTAATAGagaaaaggaaggaaaaacGTGCTGCTGAGTTGGTGAAACTGGAGGATGAAGTAATTGTAAAACTTGAAGATTCAGCTATTGAACGCTCAAAGACAGTAGATTCAGCAGTTTTAGGTAAATACAACATGTGGAGGAAAGAAAATGACAATGAAAATGCTGATTCTACTATTCGGTTGATTCGAGACCAAATTGTTATGGCTAGAGTGTATTTGAGCCTTGCAAAGATGAAGAACAAGCTTGACCTGTACCAAGAGCTGCAAAATCGGATTGGAGAGAGTCAGCATGATTTAGGTGAGGCAACTGCTGATGCTGATCTACCTAAAAG TGCACATGAAAAAATCAAAGCTATGGGTCAAGTCCTGTCTAAAGCAAAAGATCAATTGTATGACTGCAAGTTGGTCACTGGGAAATTGAGGGCAATGCTACAAACAGCTGATGAGCAAGTTAGGGGCCTGAAAAAGCAAAGTACATTCCTCAGTCAGTTGGCTGCCAAGACCATACCTGATGGAATCCACTGCTTATCGATGCGCCTTACCATTGATTATTACCTCCTTTCTCCTGAAAAGAGAAAGTTTCCTAAGAGTGAGAATTTGGAGAATCCTAATCTTTATCATTATGCCCTTTTCTCAGACAATGTCTTGGCTGCATCAGTGGTTGTCAACTCAGCTATTATGAATGCAAAG GATCCTTCAAAGCATGTTTTTCATCTTGTTACTGATAAGCTAAATTTCGGAGCCATGAACATGTGGTTTTTGTTGAACCCTCCTGGAAAAGCTACTATCCATGTTGAAAATGTTGATGAATTTAAGTGGTTGAATTCATCTTATTGCCCTGTCTTGAGGCAGCTCGAATCTGCAACAATGAAAGAGTATTATTTCAAGGCAGGCCATCCAACATCCGGTGGTTCCTCTAATCTGAAGTACAGAAACCCGAAATATCTCTCAATGCTCAACCATCTTAGGTTCTATCTTCCGCAAGTTTATCCAAAATTGGATAAGATTCTTTTTCTTGATGATGACATTATTGTCCAGAAGGATTTGACAGGATTATGGGCCGTGAATCTTCATGGAAAAGTAAATGGTGCCGTTGAAACATGTGGGGAGAGTTTTCACCGTTTCGACAAGTATCTTAACTTTTCGAATCCTCATATTGCGAAAAATTTTGATCCCAATGCCTGTGGTTGGGCTTATGGAATGAACATGTTTGATTTAAAGGAGTGGAAAAAGAAGGATATTACCGGCATATATCACAAGTGGCAGAATATG AATGAAGATAGGGTGCTATGGAAGCTGGGGACATTACCTCCAGGTCTAATGACATTCTATGGATTGACGCATCCACTAAACAAATCATGGCACGTACTTGGTTTAGGTTACAATCCGAGTGTAGATAAATCTGAGATCGACAATGCGGCAGTTATTCACTACAATGGTAATATGAAGCCATGGCTAGAGATAGCCATGACAAAATACCGGTCGTATTGGACCAAATATGTCAAGTATGATCATCCCTATCTTAGAAACTGTAAGCTAACTGAATGA